The DNA sequence CTGCTCGTGCGGCGGGACGAAGCAGGCGCGCTGGATTTCCGCGGCGAAGTTCAGGCCAGCGGTGCGTTGCCCGGCGGCAGGGCCGAAGGGTTGACATTGCCGGTTTCGGGCAGCTGGTCCCCGCAGGCGGGGCTGGCGCTGTGGCAGCGATGTACCGACCTGCGCTTCGACCGGCTGGAGGTGGCGGACCTCTCGCTCGACGGTCGGCGGCTGAGGCTGTGCCCGCCGCGCGGCCGCGCGATCCTGCGCTATGGCGCGTCCGGGCTGCAGATTGCCGCCGGTGCGCCCTCGCTCGATCTCACGGGGACGCTCGCCGGTACGCCGCTGGCGATCCGCAGCGGGCCGGTGGGCTTCGGCTGGCCGGGCGCGGTGAGCGCGCGGCAATTGCAGGTGACGCTCGGCCCCCCGGATTCTGCCACCAGCTTCGCGATCTCCGATCTCGGCGCCCGCATTGGGGATGAGATTGCGGGCAGCTTCACCGGCGCCGACATCAAGCTCTTCTCGGTGCCGCTCGATCTGCTCGGCGCATCGGGCGATTGGCGCTATGCCGATGGACGGCTGGTGCTGACGAACGGCAGCTTCCGCCTGGAAGACCGCGCGGCGAGCGACCGATTCGAACCGCTGATGGCGCGCGACGCCACGCTGACGCTGGCGAACAGCCGCATCACCGCGCGTGCCCTGCTGCGTGAACCCGCGTCGGATCGCGCGGTGACGCGGGTGGACATCGCCCACAATCTCTCCACCGCCACGGGCCACGCCGATCTGGCGGTGGAAGGGCTGCAGTTCGACAGCAAGCTCCAGCCCGAGCAGCTGAGCAAGCTGGCCTATGGCGTCGTCGCGAACGTGAAGGGCACGGTCACCGGCACGGGGCGGATCGACTGGAATGCGGAGCGGGTCACCAGCAGCGGGCGCTTCTCCAGCGATTCGCTCGATCTTGCCGCCGTATTCGGGCCGGTGCGCGGAGCGTCGGGCACGATCGTCTTCACCGATCTGCTCGGCCTTACCACCGCGGCGCATCAGACGATCCATGTGGCGGCGATCAATCCGGGCACCGAAGTCTATGACGGCGATGTGGTCTTCACGCTGACCGGCGGTGAGCTGCTGCAGGTGGAGGGCGGGAAATGGCCCTTCTTCGGCGGCACCTTGACTATGCAGCCGGTGCCGATCCGCTTTGGCGCGGCGGAGGAGCGGCGCTACACCTTCGATATCCAGGGCCTGGACGCGGCGCTGTTCATCCAGCGGATGGAGCTGGAGAACATCTCCGCCACCGGCGTGTTCGACGGCACCGTGCCGATCGTGTTCGACCGTGACGGGAACGGCAGCATCGAGGATGGGCGGCTGGTGGCCCGGGCGCCGGGGGGCAATCTCTCCTATGTCGGCGAACTGACCTACAAGGATCTCTCGCCCATGGCGGATTTCGCCTTCGCTGCCCTGCGCTCGCTCGATTACGAAGGGCTAGAGGTGGAGATGGGTGGGCCCCTGACCGGCGAAATCGTCACGAGCCTGCGATTCCAGGGGATCAGCCAGGGGCAGGGCGCGCAGAAGAACTTCATCACCCGGCGGGTGGCCGGCCTGCCGTTCCGCTTTGTGATCAACATCCGCGCGGCCTTCTATACGCTGCTCGGAGACCTGCGTTCGATCTACGATCCCGCCAATATCCGTGACCCGCGCGAGATCGGGCTGCTCGATGCCGAGGGCAATCCGATCGAGCGCCCGCCGGGCGAGGCGCCACCCAATGTGCCGCCCCCCGGGCTCCCCGCGGCGGCGCTGCCGCCCGCGCCACCCAATGAACCAACCATTCAGCCCTCCGAAAGCGAGTGAGTGCCATGAGAGCAGCCAAATTGACCAATCCCGCGCCGCCTGCGCATAAGACCCGGATGACGGGAACCAACAGGCTGACGGCGATGGGGGTGCTGGTGCTGGGATCGGCGCTGGCTGGGGGGTGCATCACTGTGAACGCGCCCGATCAGCCGATCGTGATCGAGCTCAACATCAACATCAAAAGCGAAGTTGTATATCGCCTGGCGAATGATGCCGGGAACACGATCGAAGAGAACGCCGACATCTTCTGATGGGGACGAAACGAATGAAACGCAGCCTTGCCCGCACCGCGATTGCCGCCGCCACGGCGGCGCTCGCCCTTGGCGCGATCGCCAGCCCGGCCTTCGCCCAGCGCGATCCGGCCTATGAAGCCGCCCGCGCCAGCGGCGATGTGGGCGAGAAGGTGGATGGCTATCTTGCCGTGGTCGGCTCCGGCACGCCGGCGCTGCGCAAGATGGTGGACGACATCAATATCAAGCGCCGCGCCGTCTATGCGGAGAAGGCGCAGGCCGCCAACGCCACGCTGCAGGAATATGCCTTCACCGCCGGCTGCCTGGCGATCGCGCGCACCTCTCCGGGTGAAAAGTACCAAGCGCCCGATGGCAGCTGGAAGACCCGCACCTCCGCCGCGCCGGAACGCGATCCCCGCTGCCCCTGATCCGGGGCGGGGTGCCGCGGCGCGCAACTGCCCCGCTGCCGGTTGACTCGCATATGCCCCCCGTCTAGGGCGGCGGCGCCCTCGGCGGGCAACTCTTTGCGCGTGCCGGAAACTCCCTCTAAGGAGCCCGGTATGAACGAAGAAACGCCCGAACGGGACTCCATTGGCGAAGATGCGCGGATCGACGCGCTCGAGGAGCGGCTGAAGTCCGCACGCGAGCGGGAAGAAAAGCGCAGAGGGCCGCGGGTGAAGGGTGCCGATGCCGGTTCGCGGCTGGGCAACCGGGTACTCGCGGATTTGCTGGGGGGGCTTCTCGGAGGCACCGTGATCGGCCTGGTGATTGATCGCCTGGCGGGGACGGAGCCCTGGGGTCTGTTGGTTTCGCTGTCCCTCGGGATAGTGGCTGCCTTCAGTAACATTATTCGGATTACGAGCCGGCGCCCGGACTGACCCGATATTGGGGCAGGTGGGGCGCCGCGTTGCAATTCTTTGGGGACTCGAACGACCGTGGCAGCCGAAGCAGGCAGAGTCGATCCGATGCACCAGTTCGCCATCGAGCCGCTGTTCGGCTCGGCAAACTGGCAATTGGCCGGGTATAATATCGCCTTCACCAACAGTGCGCTGTGGATGATGATTGCGGCGCTTGCGCTGTGGATCTTCGTCGCGGGCGGCATGAAGCGCGCGCTCGTGCCCGGGCGCTGGCAGATGGCGGTGGAAACCTTCACCGGCTTCATCGATGATATGCTGGCCACCAACGTGGGCAAGGAAGGGAAGAAATACGTTCCCTATATCTTCTCGCTGTTCATGTTCATCCTCTTCGCCAATTTGCTGGGCCTGATCCCGCTGCCGCTGGCGATGGTGGGCGTCCACGCCTTCACCACCACCAGCCACTTCACGCTCACCGGCGTGCTGGCGATCCTGTCCTTCTCCATCGTGCTGGTGGTCGGCTTCTGGAAGCATGGGCTCCACTTCTTCTCGCTGTTCGTGCCGCATGGCACGCCGCTGCCGATGGTGCCGCTGATCTTCCTGGTGGAGCTGTTCTCCTTCCTGGTGCGCCCCTTCAGCCTCGGCCTGCGACTGTTCGTGGCCATGATGGCCGGACACGTGCTGCTGGAAATCCTCGCCAGCTTCATCATCGACAGCTCGAATGCCGGGCTGGGCTGGGGTGTCCTGATCGGCACGCCGAGCTTCTTCCTGATGCTTGCCATCTGCGCGCTGGAAGTGCTGGTGGCCGGTATCCAGGCCTATGTCTTCGCGCTGTTGACGTCGCTGTACATCAACGACGCCGAAAACCTTCACTGAGTTCGTTCCAACACATAAGTTTTCACAAAGGAGTTTTGTCATGGACATGGAAGCAGCCAAGCTGATCGGCGCCGGTCTCGCGGCGATCGGTGCGGGCCTCGCCTCGATCGGCGTGGGCAACGTCTTCGGTTCGTTCCTCGAGAGCGCCCTGCGCAACCCGGGTGCCGCCGACGGCCAGCAGGGCCGTCTGTTCATCGGCTTCGCCGCTGCCGAGCTTCTGGGCCTGCTGGCCTTCCTCGTCGCGGTGATCCTGATCTTCGTCGCCTGACGAACACTGTCGGGAATGCCGGCCCGCGCCTTGCGCGCGGCCGGCTGCCCGATCCCCTGCAATGACGCGCAAATAGCCGGACCCCATCGATGCCTCAGATAGCCCAATTGGCCTCCACCTATTCCAGCCAGATCTTCTGGCTGCTGGTGATTTTCGGCCTGGTATTCTTCGTCATCGGCCGGGGCATGGTGCCCAAGGTGATGGACACCGTGGCCCTGCGCGATCAGCAGATTTCCAGCGATCTCGCCGCCGCCCAGGCGGCGCGGGACGCGGCGAACGAGCAGGAAGAGGCGTGGCGCAAGCGCGAGAATCAGAATCGCGCCGAAGCCCATGCTTTGATCAATGCCGCCAAGGCGGAAGCCGCCGCGGCGACCGAGAAGAAGCTCTCCGCCGCGCAGAAGCGCATCGACAAGAAGATCGCCGATGCCGAAGCGCGGATCGCGGAAGCGGCCAGCCAGGCGGCGGCGGAAATCGAGACGGTCGCCAGCGAGGCGGCACGTGACATCGTACAGCGTCTCGCCGGAGTGGACGTGAGCGACGCGGCCGCCAAGGCGGCGGTGAAGGAAGCAATGATTCATGGCTGAGCATCCGCCCGAAGTCTTCACCACCAGCGATCCGGAGCTCCCCACCGAAATGACGGGGCACGACGCCGGCCACACCGAACATGCCGAACCCATTGCCCTTGGCCTCACGCCGGGCGGCTGGGTTGGCCTCGCCATGCTGGTCTTCCTCGGCATCCTGATCTGGAAGGGTGTGCTGAAGACGATCGGCGGCGGGCTCGATACCAAGATCGCCGCCATTCGCGAGCAGCTGGAAGAAGCCAAGACACTGCGGCGCGAGGCTGAGGCGCTGCGCGCCGAATATGCGGCCAAGATCGCCAACGCGGAAAAGGACGCGGCGGCCATGCTCGACCATGCCAAGTCCGAGGCCGAGCAGATCGTCGCCAAGGCGCAGGAAGATGCCGAAGCGGTGGTCACCCGGCGCAAGAAGATGGCCGAGGACAAGATCGCCGCGGCCGAACGCGGCGCGGTGGAAGAACTGCGCGCCCGCGCGGCGACTGCCGCGACGCAGGCGGCCCGGGGCCTGATCGCCGGCAAGCATGATGCCGCGGCCGATACGCGGCTGGTGAACGAGACGATCTCCGCTCTCTGACTCTCCGGCCGGGCGCTGCCTGGCCGGATATTATCGCGCCGCCAATGCTTTCCCTTGTAACAGACAAGGAGAGAGACATGAGCGTTTCGGCGATTGCGATCAATTGCACCCTCAAGACCAGCGGCGGCGAAGCCAGCTCCACCGATGCGATGATCGGGGTGCTGCGCAAGGCCTTTGCCAAGCACCACGTCGCGATCGCGGAGACCCTGCGCATCGCCGATTATAACGTGCTCCCCGGCGTGACTTCGGACGAGGGCGAGGGGGACGACTGGCCTGCGCTGCGCGAAAAGATCCTGGCGCATGACATCCTCATCTTCGGCGGCCCCATCTGGCTGGGGCAGATCGGCTCGATCGCCAAGCGGGTGCTGGAGCGGATGGATGCCTTCATTTCCGAAACCGACGAGCAGGGGCGGATGCCGAGCTTCGGCAAGGTAGCCGTCGCTGCGATCGTAGGAAATGAGGACGGCGCGCATATGTCGAGCGCGCAGCTGTTCCAGGGTCTGAACGATTGCGGCTGGACCATTCCCGCAGTGGCGGCCTGCTACTGGGTGGGCGAAGCCATGCAATCGACCGATTTCAAGGAACTGGACGAGACACCCGATCCGGTGGCGAAGACGGCGAAGATGGTCGCCTCTTCCGCCAGCCATCTGGCGGGCCTGCTCAAGGCCAGCCCCTACCCCGGTTAGAAGGCGTCCTTTGCGGCACGCAGCGCGGCAAATGTCTCCACCGCGCCGCCGCCTCCCCAGCGCGCCTGCAGCACGGGATCGTCGGCCCGGAGGAAGGGATTGGTCGCGAGCTCGCGCGCGAGGCCCATCGGCACGGTGGGCTCGCCCGCCGCGCGCCGCCGCTCCACCTCCGCCGCATAGTCCCCAAGCGCTGCGTTCTCCGGATCGGCATGGAGCGCGAAGCGGGCGTTGGCGGCGGTGTATTCATGCGCGCAATAGAGCGTTGTTTCGGGCGGCAGCGCCTTGAGCCGCGAAAGGCTGGCCCAGAACTGCGGCGGCGTGCCTTCGAACATCCTGCCGCAACCCAGGGCGAACAGCGAATCGCCCACGAAGGCCATGCCCGCCGCCGGCAGATGATAGGCGATATGGCCCATGGTGTGGCCGCCCACGTCGATCACCTGCGCGGTCCATTCACCCAGCGAGACGGTGTCCCCGTCCGCCACCGTCCGGTCCACGGCGGCGATCTTCGCCGCATCGCCCGCGGGGGCAGTGATCGTGCAGCCGGTGGCCGCCTTGATCGCCTCGTTCCCGCCCGCATGGTCCGGGTGCCAATGGGTGTTCCAGATCTGCGTGATCCGCCAGCCCTTGCCCTCGGCCTCGCGCAGATAGGCCTCGGCATCGGGCGTATCGATGCACGCGGTCTCCCCGCTCGCGGGATCGTGCAGCAGGAAGCCGTAATTGTCGGACAGGCAGGGGAACTGGTGGACTTCGAGCATTGCGCTACCTCAGATTCAGCTGCCAGCTCACGCCGAAGCGATCGGTGAGCCAGGTGAACAAGCCGCTGAACCCGTAATTGTCCACCGGCATCAGCACTGCACCGCCTTCGCCCAGCTCCGCCGCAAGCTGGCGCAGCTGAGCCGCGTCGTCGCATTCGACGAAGGTGGAGACGGCGGGGGTGAAGGTGAAATCATGCACCGGCGGGCTGTCATAGAGCATGATCTCCAGCCCGCCCACGCGGATGCGGGCCATGGCGATCTGGCCCGCCTGCTCGCCGCCCTCGTGCTCCTGCAGGAACAACTCCTCGAAATCGGGAAAGGCGCTGCGGTAGAGCGCGAGGGCGGCCTTCGCATCGCCCTGGAACATGAGGAACGGTGTCGCCTGCATCGCCGCACTCCTCAGCTGTCGCGCCCGCGCGGGTGGCGGGGCATGGCTTCGGGCAGCATGACCCAGGAATGGCGGCTCTGCTCATAGACGGAGCGGGCCGGCATGGGGAAAGCGGGATCGGCCAGCGCGCCCACGGCGATGCCGATCATCTCGGGATATTTGCCCGGGCGCGAGAAGACGGTGCTGCCGCAGGCGGGGCAGAAACCATGGACGTAATAGGCGCCGCTGTCGGTTTCCCGGCGGTATTCGGTGGCGGGGCCGGTGATGACGACAGAGCCGGCGGGGAAATAGGCCATCACGCCGAAGGGCGAGCCGCTGCGGCGCTGGCAATCGAGGCAGTGGCACAGCACTGTCATGGCCTGCGCTCCGTCGGCGATTTCGGCGGTCAGTACGCCGCATTGGCATCGGGCCTGCATGAGCCCGGTCTAGGCGCTGGGCGCCCGATAGGAAAGGCCCGCCTGCTCGGCTGAGCAGACGGGCCTTTCGCTGTCTTTACGGCAGCCCCCGAAGGGCCGCGCCGAAGGGGCTTACTCGCCCTTCTTCAGCGCTTCGCCGAGGATGTCGCCCAGCGACGCGCCCGAGTCGGACGAGCCGTACTGTTCGACAGCCTGCTTCTCCTCGGAGATCTGGCGTGCCTTGATCGAGAAGTTCGGCTTCTTCGAACGGTCGAAGCCGGTGACCATGGCATCGACCTTCTGGCCGGTCTGGAAGCGGTCGGGGCGCTGTTCGTCCCGGTCGCGGCCCAGATCGCTGCGCTTGATGAAGCCCGTGGCGCCATCTTCGCCCGCCTGCACTTCCAGGCCGCCATCGCGGACTTCGAGCACGGTGACGGTGACGATATCGCCCCGCTTGAGGCCGCCGCCGCCGGCACCGGCCGCGGAAGGCGCACCCTTTTCAAGCTGCTTCATGCCCAGGCTGATGCGTTCCTTGTCCACATCGACATCGAGCACGACGGCATTGACCATCTCGCCCTTGCGGTGGAGCGCCAGCGCGTCCTCGCCCGAAATGCCCCACGCGATGTCGGACATGTGGACCATGCCGTCCACGTCGCCCGGCAGCCCGATGAACAGGCCGAATTCGGTGGCGTTCTTGACTTCGCCTTCGACCACGGAGCCGACCGGATGCTTGTCCGCGAACTCTTCCCACGGATTGCGCTGGGCCTGCTTGAGGCCGAGCGAAATGCGGCGCTTCTCGGAATCCACTTCCAGCACCATCACTTCCACTTCCTGCGAGGTGGAGACGATCTTGCCCGGATGGACGTTCTTCTTGGTCCAGCTCATTTCGGAAACGTGGACCAGGCCTTCGATGCCCGGCTCCAGCTCCACGAAGGCGCCGTATTCGGTGATGTTGGTGACGGTGCCCGTCACCTTGATGCCCACCGGATACTTGGCGCCGACGCCTTCCCACGGATCGCTTTCGAGCTGCTTCATGCCCAGCGAGATGCGCTGCGTATCGGCATTGATGCGGATGATCTGCACGGTGACGGTGTCACCGATGTTGATCACCTCGCTCGGGTGGTTGACGCGCTTGTAGCTCATGTCGGTGACATGCAGCAGGCCGTCGATGCCGCCGAGATCCACGAAGGCGCCGTAGTCGGTGATGTTCTTCACCACGCCGTCGATCACCTGGCCTTCGGACAGCTTGTCGATCAGCTCGCTGCGCTGTTCGGCGCGGGTTTCTTCCAGCACGGCGCGGCGCGACACCACGATGTTGCCGCGGCGGCGGTCCATCTTCAGGATCTGGAAGGGCTGCGGCATGTCCATCAGCGGGGCGACATCGCGCACCGGGCGGATGTCCACCTGGCTGCCGGGCAGGAAGGCCACGGCGCCGTCGAGATCGACGGTGAAGCCGCCCTTCACGCGGCCGAAGATGCGGCCTTCCACGCGCTTGCCTTCGCCGAATTCGCTTTCCAGCTTGTCCCACGCGGCTTCGCGGCGGGCGCGATCGCGGCTGAGCATGGCTTCGCCATCGGCATTTTCGACGCGGTCGACATAGACTTCGACCTCGGAGCCGATCTTCAGCCCGTGATCGTCTTCACCGCGGGCGAATTCCTTCAGCGCGATGCGGCCTTCGCTCTTGAGGCCGACATCGACGATGGCCATGCCATTTTCGATATTGGTGACGGTGCCCTTGACCACGCGGCCCTCGAAGCCGCCGTCCTCGGCGCCGCCGAGCTGTTCATCAAGGAGTTTCGCGAATTCATCGCGCGTCGGATTGGCTGCAGATGCCATATAGGTCGTATTCCTAATTCACGTTTTTCCGGCCAGGCGGTTGTATCCGCCGGTCTTTGTGGCCGAACTGCCCGCATGGCCGAATGCCGCTGCGAGCGCCCATCGGGGCCGTGCCTTGCCAATGGGAACAGGCGCGGCGAACGCGCGGCCTTGCTCCAATTGTCCGGAAACGGTCCTTAGACGGGCGCGCACATACGCGCAGAGCCGCCGAAAAGCAAGCCTGCTGCGCCCTGCCGCACGGCGGCTGCGAGGGGCGGGCTGGAACACGCTGGAACAGGGTTCTTGCGAAGAGGGTGCAACGGGCGGGGGCTTGCGGCGGCGGCGGCGCGCATCCTTCGACAAACTCAGGATGAGCGGATTTGGGTGCCCGGTCAGCGGGCGAGGGAGGCAGTTGTGGCGGGTGCCTGGAACACGTTGGAACAGGGTTCTTTGGCGGAAACGGCACCGAGGGTGCGGGGTGGCCGGTGGGCGGTGCGCGCATCCTTCGACAAGCTCAGGACGAGCGGATTTGGGTGCCCGGTTAGCGGGCGAGGGAGACGGTTGGGGCAGGCGCCTGGAACACGTTGGAACACACTGGAACAGGGTTCGATGGAAAAACCGGCTCCGCATATTTGTGCGGTAAAGCAAGGCCTTGGCGGGCGCGAAAGGGAGCGGACGGCGGATGTACATGCCCGACCGGTTGCACCGTCTGCCGCCCTGTAGGACAGGGCGAGCGGTTCAGCGGCTGGCCAGCCCGTGCTGTTCCACCAGCGCGATGGCGGCGGCGACTGCCGCGTCGCGGTCCAGCTCCGAAGTGTCGAGCACCACGGCATCCTCTGCCACCAGCAACGGGGCTTCGGCACGGTTGCGGTCGCGCTCGTCGCGCCGGCGCAGATCTTCCTCGATCTCCGGCAGCGTATGGCTTTCGCCGCGCAGGGCCATTTCCTTCCAACGGCGCAGCGCGCGGGCTTCCACGCTGGCGGTGACGAACAGCTTCACCTCCGCTTCGGGCGCGATCACCGTGCCGATGTCCCGCCCGTCCAGCACCGCGCCGCCCGGCTGGGTGGCGAAGGCGCGCTGGCGTTCGAACAGCGCCTGCCGCACCGCGCGGTGGACGGAGACGCGGCTGGCGAGGCCGCCGGTTTCCTCATTGCGCAGTTCGGGATTTTCCAGCAGCGAATCGGGGAAGTCCGTGGCGGCCAGCGCGTCGCTCTCATCCTCGGGATCGCCGCCATTGGCGAAGATCTGATAGCCCACGGCGCGATAAAGCAGCCCGGTGTCGAGATGCGGGAGCCCGAAATGCGCCGCCAGCGCCTTGGCGATCGTCCCCTTGCCCGAAGCGGTCGGGCCATCCACGGCAATGATCATGCCGGGGCGGCCCCGTCCAGCAGCGCTTCGAAATCGGGGAAGCTGGTGCGGATGGGGGCGGTGTCGTCGATCTCCACGCCCGCTTCGCTGGCAAGGCCGGCCACTGCCATGCTCATGGCGATGCGGTGATCGAGATGGGTTGCCACCCGGGCCGGGCCGCCGGGCAGGCGCACGCCGCCGGTGCCGTCGATCACCAGCCCGTCGGGCCGTTCCTCCACCTGCGCGCCGGTGCTGCGCAGCGCCTCGGCCATCACCGCCAGGCGATCGGATTCCTTGACGCGCAATTCCTCCAGTCCGCTGGTGGTGGTGCGGCCATGGGCCAGCGCGGCGGCAACGAACAGCACGGGAAATTCGTCGATCATGCTGGCGGCCACTGCCGGATCGACTGCGATGCCGTGCAGGGCGGAATGGCGCACGCGCAGATCGGCCACCGGCTCCCCACCCACGTCGCGGGCGTTCTCTTCCGTAATGTCTCCGCCCATCTGCCGCAGCACGGCCAGCAGGCCGGCGCGGGTGGGATTGAGACCGACATTCTCGATCACCAGCTCGCTGCCCGGCACGATCAGCGCCGCGACCATGAAGAAGGCGGCGGAGGAAGGATCGCCGGGCACTTCGATTACCTGACCCTGCAGGCGGGCGGGACCGTGGAGGGCGATGATCCGCTCGCCATCGCGTTCCTCCACCTCCAGATCGGCGCCGAAGCCCTTCAGCATCCGCTCCGTATGGTCGCGCGTGGGCACGGGCTCGATCACCCGCGTGGTGCCGTGCGCGTTGAGGCCGGCCAGCAGCACCGCGCTCTTCACCTGCGCGCTGGCCACGGGCAGGCGATAGGTGATCGGATGCGCGGCGCGCGCGCCATGCAGGGTAAGCGGCAGCGTGCCGCCGGGGCTGGCGGCGAAGGCTGCGCCCATTTCGCCCAGCGGTTCCGTCACCCGGCCCATCGGCCGGCGCGACAGGCTGGCGTCGCCGGTGAGGGTGACGGTGAGCGGATGGCTGGCAAGGATGCCCATCAGCAGGCGGGTGGAGGTGCCGCTGTTGCCCATTTCCAGCGGCTCGGCCGGCTGCTGCAGATTGCCGATGCCGGTGCCCTGCACGCGCCATTCGCCGGGGCCCTCGCGGTTGATCGTGGCGCCCATGGCGCGCAGGGCGGCGGCGGTGGCCAGCACGTCCTCCCCTTCCAGCAGCCCGGTGATGCGCGTTTCGCCTTCTGCCAGCGCGCCGAACATCAGCGCACGGTGGCTGATCGACTTGTCGCCCGGCACGCGGATACGACCGGTGAGCGGCCCCGTGGGGGTGAAGCGGCGCGGCGTGGGGAGGGCGGCGGAATGCGCGTTCAAGGGCCTGTCTTCCTGCGCTGGTTTCGGATGAGGGCGGGCTTTTGACAGCGCGGGGGGGCTGTGGCAAGGCGCCCGGGCTCTTGATTGCGCCTCTTGATTCCGGCCCTTGATTGTGATCGGGGGCGTCTCCATCAAGTCTTGCGAATTTACTGGCTCGCCCGTGGGCGGGCATACGAGGATATTTACATGGTCAAGCCTGAGTGGGGCACGAAGCGCAACTGCCCCAAATGCGGTGAGCGCTTTTACGACCTCGGCAAGGACGATCCCGTTGTCTGCATCGAATGCGGCAACGAATGGCAGCCCGAGCCGGTGCTGAAGTCCAAGCAGCCCATTCCCTTCGAGGAAGTGGAGAAGGACAAGAAGCCCGAGGAGCAGGATTCGGATCTCGGGGACGAGGATCTGGACATCGACGAGGATGAGGATTCGCCTGACAACGACGTCGATCTCGGCGGCGATGACGATCTGGGCGTGTCCGGTTCCTCCGACGAGAACGAAGAGGACAATTAAGCTCTTGCGCTGGGGCGGGTCTGCTCATAAAGGGCGGCCCTCCCGAGCCTTGGTGCTTCGGGTGCCGCACCTCCCAGGGTGCGGGAAATTCGGTGAACATGGGGCCGTAGCTCAGCTGGGAGAGCGCTACAATGGCATTGTAGAGGTCAGGGGTTCGATCCCCCTCGGCTCCACCACCGTACGAAAACTGGGACTGTTCCCACGCTGGCTGACGAGTTCTCGTCCGCCGGCGTTTTTGGCGTTTTAGGGGTTGCGGGCCTGCCGATGCACGGCGGCGCGGAAATCCCGGCAGAGGCGGGCGTCGTAAGTCCGGAGTGAAGCGAGG is a window from the Altererythrobacter sp. B11 genome containing:
- a CDS encoding intermembrane phospholipid transport protein YdbH family protein → MAHDGEEEADLPRGGRRRVGCWILLALLAAILLAFGLAWLNREQIADNVIASVLDDYGVAARYEIESIGPERQVLRNIVVGDPARPDLTIERAEVTIEPRFGFPAIGRVSLSKPRLYGRLADGQLSFGALDSLIFTGGDKPFEFPDMNLAVTDGRALLQTDYGPVGIMLEGEGHLRGGFAGELAATAPRLAMAGCEASAATLYGRIGVEAERPRFDGPLRFATLACPDADVRLDRGAVQLGLVGDRTLKGFDGDAGIELGAARQGGNRIGRTTGEAQLTWRSGDITARYQFAAGGIATTQAAIGNLSLDGSLRTRRGFANVELDGMISGRGVRPGPGFDAALADLSRMGEGTLVAPVGRRISSQLTAEGRDSRLSVDWTLRRLDGRTSFVMPNARLLGSSGATLLSLSRVQIGLDGADRGVPRFSGNFATGGEGLPRLAGRMEEEQDGGLILRVTMAPYSAGDSRLAVPELLVRRDEAGALDFRGEVQASGALPGGRAEGLTLPVSGSWSPQAGLALWQRCTDLRFDRLEVADLSLDGRRLRLCPPRGRAILRYGASGLQIAAGAPSLDLTGTLAGTPLAIRSGPVGFGWPGAVSARQLQVTLGPPDSATSFAISDLGARIGDEIAGSFTGADIKLFSVPLDLLGASGDWRYADGRLVLTNGSFRLEDRAASDRFEPLMARDATLTLANSRITARALLREPASDRAVTRVDIAHNLSTATGHADLAVEGLQFDSKLQPEQLSKLAYGVVANVKGTVTGTGRIDWNAERVTSSGRFSSDSLDLAAVFGPVRGASGTIVFTDLLGLTTAAHQTIHVAAINPGTEVYDGDVVFTLTGGELLQVEGGKWPFFGGTLTMQPVPIRFGAAEERRYTFDIQGLDAALFIQRMELENISATGVFDGTVPIVFDRDGNGSIEDGRLVARAPGGNLSYVGELTYKDLSPMADFAFAALRSLDYEGLEVEMGGPLTGEIVTSLRFQGISQGQGAQKNFITRRVAGLPFRFVINIRAAFYTLLGDLRSIYDPANIRDPREIGLLDAEGNPIERPPGEAPPNVPPPGLPAAALPPAPPNEPTIQPSESE
- a CDS encoding YnbE family lipoprotein, whose amino-acid sequence is MRAAKLTNPAPPAHKTRMTGTNRLTAMGVLVLGSALAGGCITVNAPDQPIVIELNINIKSEVVYRLANDAGNTIEENADIF
- a CDS encoding YdbL family protein, whose translation is MKRSLARTAIAAATAALALGAIASPAFAQRDPAYEAARASGDVGEKVDGYLAVVGSGTPALRKMVDDINIKRRAVYAEKAQAANATLQEYAFTAGCLAIARTSPGEKYQAPDGSWKTRTSAAPERDPRCP
- a CDS encoding AtpZ/AtpI family protein — protein: MNEETPERDSIGEDARIDALEERLKSAREREEKRRGPRVKGADAGSRLGNRVLADLLGGLLGGTVIGLVIDRLAGTEPWGLLVSLSLGIVAAFSNIIRITSRRPD
- a CDS encoding F0F1 ATP synthase subunit A, which translates into the protein MAAEAGRVDPMHQFAIEPLFGSANWQLAGYNIAFTNSALWMMIAALALWIFVAGGMKRALVPGRWQMAVETFTGFIDDMLATNVGKEGKKYVPYIFSLFMFILFANLLGLIPLPLAMVGVHAFTTTSHFTLTGVLAILSFSIVLVVGFWKHGLHFFSLFVPHGTPLPMVPLIFLVELFSFLVRPFSLGLRLFVAMMAGHVLLEILASFIIDSSNAGLGWGVLIGTPSFFLMLAICALEVLVAGIQAYVFALLTSLYINDAENLH
- a CDS encoding F0F1 ATP synthase subunit C, which translates into the protein MDMEAAKLIGAGLAAIGAGLASIGVGNVFGSFLESALRNPGAADGQQGRLFIGFAAAELLGLLAFLVAVILIFVA
- a CDS encoding F0F1 ATP synthase subunit B family protein, translating into MPQIAQLASTYSSQIFWLLVIFGLVFFVIGRGMVPKVMDTVALRDQQISSDLAAAQAARDAANEQEEAWRKRENQNRAEAHALINAAKAEAAAATEKKLSAAQKRIDKKIADAEARIAEAASQAAAEIETVASEAARDIVQRLAGVDVSDAAAKAAVKEAMIHG
- a CDS encoding F0F1 ATP synthase subunit B family protein, with product MAEHPPEVFTTSDPELPTEMTGHDAGHTEHAEPIALGLTPGGWVGLAMLVFLGILIWKGVLKTIGGGLDTKIAAIREQLEEAKTLRREAEALRAEYAAKIANAEKDAAAMLDHAKSEAEQIVAKAQEDAEAVVTRRKKMAEDKIAAAERGAVEELRARAATAATQAARGLIAGKHDAAADTRLVNETISAL
- a CDS encoding flavodoxin family protein, translated to MSVSAIAINCTLKTSGGEASSTDAMIGVLRKAFAKHHVAIAETLRIADYNVLPGVTSDEGEGDDWPALREKILAHDILIFGGPIWLGQIGSIAKRVLERMDAFISETDEQGRMPSFGKVAVAAIVGNEDGAHMSSAQLFQGLNDCGWTIPAVAACYWVGEAMQSTDFKELDETPDPVAKTAKMVASSASHLAGLLKASPYPG
- the gloB gene encoding hydroxyacylglutathione hydrolase; translation: MLEVHQFPCLSDNYGFLLHDPASGETACIDTPDAEAYLREAEGKGWRITQIWNTHWHPDHAGGNEAIKAATGCTITAPAGDAAKIAAVDRTVADGDTVSLGEWTAQVIDVGGHTMGHIAYHLPAAGMAFVGDSLFALGCGRMFEGTPPQFWASLSRLKALPPETTLYCAHEYTAANARFALHADPENAALGDYAAEVERRRAAGEPTVPMGLARELATNPFLRADDPVLQARWGGGGAVETFAALRAAKDAF